A region from the Spirochaetota bacterium genome encodes:
- a CDS encoding CooT family nickel-binding protein — protein MCLSKVYLKDKNSEIIIEEAASIIDNDGRIEINSIFGEKKEIEGFFIKETNLMENYIILGERKD, from the coding sequence ATGTGTCTTTCAAAGGTGTATCTAAAAGATAAAAATAGCGAAATCATTATTGAAGAGGCCGCTTCAATTATAGATAATGATGGCAGAATTGAAATAAATTCAATTTTTGGTGAAAAAAAGGAAATCGAAGGTTTTTTTATTAAAGAAACAAACCTCATGGAAAATTATATTATACTTGGCGAGAGGAAGGACTGA
- a CDS encoding TIGR00725 family protein, with translation MNRYSQVVVIGSSDDNSYANEAYQIGKYIASKGWVLISGGRGGIMEAVSKGAREEGGIVIGIIPESDHESANKYCNIVIPTGIGYARNMINVLSGDAIISIGGKSGTLSELAYGWQFTKPIILCAFTGGWSERLSLTTSIDNRKRDLFHIAKNLSDVYMHLDNVLNKK, from the coding sequence GTGAATAGATATTCGCAAGTAGTTGTTATTGGATCAAGCGATGATAATTCATATGCTAATGAGGCCTATCAGATTGGTAAATACATTGCATCAAAGGGATGGGTACTCATCTCAGGCGGCAGAGGTGGTATTATGGAGGCAGTATCCAAGGGCGCCAGAGAGGAAGGCGGAATTGTAATTGGCATAATACCTGAATCAGATCATGAATCTGCAAATAAATACTGCAATATAGTCATACCAACTGGAATAGGTTATGCAAGGAACATGATAAATGTCCTTTCGGGCGATGCAATAATATCAATTGGAGGAAAATCCGGCACCCTTTCAGAACTAGCTTATGGATGGCAATTTACAAAGCCAATTATTCTATGTGCTTTCACGGGCGGATGGAGTGAAAGGTTGTCATTGACAACCTCCATCGATAATAGGAAAAGGGACTTATTCCACATCGCGAAGAATCTGAGTGACGTATACATGCACCTGGATAATGTTCTAAATAAAAAGTAA
- the rpoD gene encoding RNA polymerase sigma factor RpoD has translation MKEEELVLEKIDEVNKLIQLGKSNGEITYDEFNEILPDKLLNSDKIDDVFILLNQLGIEVVEETSRKSITLNQKGKGNTLQKRTTSSSPREASSIDDPIRLYLREIGKVSLLSGDEEVDLAKKIEEGEILIENAVLNSMLFINELIKSYPKVKAGKIKLTDIMKVNKLYYFSSVDMKELERRYNEKMNIILSGDKKVLHLESKMKKIDEDSKKASEYDDKKSKLMESIRNAAWEIGINEDEISKLANKIQSMVSRIHDTYDLFTNIERSYGKTIKEIKHLVRKVEKGENVDQILGELKIKDKEELFQLVKDIRNNERKIRRIEQDSGSSSETIIEWGKQIDLGQRKISIAKKELIKANLRLVVSIAKKYANRGMHFFDLVQEGNIGLIKAVDKFEYRKGYKFSTYATWWIRQAITRAISDQARTIRVPVHMIEQINKVMRETRLFQQEYGREPTSEELADRLGWPVNRVKGVKNIAREPISLETPVGEEEDSLLGDFIEDKEVDSPASVAAFRLLAEQIDSVLNTLPAREQKVLRMRFGLDDGYSHTLEEVGYVFKVTRERIRQIEAKALRRLRHPTRARKLKDYLEIL, from the coding sequence ATGAAGGAAGAAGAATTAGTTTTAGAGAAAATTGACGAGGTGAATAAATTAATACAGTTAGGAAAATCCAATGGCGAAATAACATATGATGAGTTTAATGAGATTTTACCTGATAAGCTGTTAAATTCAGATAAAATAGATGATGTCTTTATTCTCTTAAATCAATTGGGCATTGAGGTTGTGGAGGAAACATCAAGAAAGTCAATTACTCTAAATCAAAAAGGAAAAGGCAACACCTTACAAAAGAGAACAACATCCTCTAGCCCAAGGGAAGCCTCATCTATTGATGATCCAATTCGGCTTTATTTGAGAGAGATTGGTAAGGTCTCTCTTCTATCAGGAGATGAGGAGGTCGATTTAGCAAAAAAAATTGAGGAGGGAGAGATTCTAATTGAGAATGCGGTTCTCAACTCTATGTTGTTTATTAATGAATTGATTAAGAGTTATCCTAAGGTTAAGGCCGGAAAGATTAAACTAACTGATATAATGAAAGTTAATAAGCTATATTACTTTTCATCTGTTGATATGAAGGAGCTTGAGAGACGGTATAATGAAAAAATGAACATAATACTCTCTGGTGATAAAAAGGTATTACATCTTGAAAGCAAAATGAAAAAGATAGATGAGGATTCCAAGAAGGCATCAGAATATGATGATAAAAAAAGTAAATTGATGGAATCGATAAGAAATGCAGCTTGGGAGATTGGAATAAATGAGGATGAGATATCAAAGCTTGCTAATAAGATCCAGTCTATGGTTTCAAGAATTCATGATACATATGATTTATTTACAAATATTGAGAGAAGTTATGGCAAGACAATAAAAGAGATCAAGCATCTTGTACGTAAAGTAGAAAAGGGTGAAAATGTTGATCAAATCCTTGGAGAACTGAAAATTAAGGATAAAGAAGAACTCTTCCAACTGGTGAAAGATATTAGAAATAATGAGAGAAAGATAAGAAGGATTGAACAGGATTCTGGTTCTTCATCTGAGACAATAATTGAGTGGGGGAAGCAGATAGACCTCGGTCAGAGAAAAATTTCCATTGCCAAAAAGGAGTTAATAAAAGCAAATTTGAGATTGGTTGTTTCCATTGCAAAGAAGTATGCAAATCGAGGTATGCATTTTTTTGATCTGGTACAGGAAGGAAACATAGGCTTAATCAAAGCAGTGGATAAGTTTGAATATAGGAAGGGTTATAAGTTTTCAACTTATGCAACATGGTGGATAAGACAGGCTATTACAAGGGCCATTTCTGATCAGGCCAGGACTATTCGTGTTCCTGTTCATATGATCGAACAGATAAATAAGGTAATGAGAGAGACAAGGTTGTTTCAGCAGGAATATGGCAGAGAACCAACATCAGAGGAGTTGGCAGATAGGCTTGGCTGGCCAGTAAACAGGGTGAAGGGTGTGAAGAATATTGCACGAGAACCTATTTCATTGGAGACTCCGGTAGGAGAGGAAGAGGATTCATTGCTTGGTGATTTTATTGAGGATAAAGAGGTCGATTCACCTGCTAGTGTAGCAGCCTTTAGGCTGTTGGCTGAACAGATCGATTCAGTTTTAAATACCCTTCCTGCAAGGGAACAGAAGGTATTAAGAATGAGATTTGGCCTTGATGATGGATATTCACATACACTGGAAGAGGTGGGATATGTATTTAAAGTAACGAGAGAGAGGATAAGACAGATTGAGGCTAAAGCATTAAGAAGATTAAGGCATCCTACAAGAGCAAGAAAGTTAAAGGATTACCTTGAAATTTTATAA
- a CDS encoding Mur ligase family protein, protein MKSIAERLNILTDNEKTGYLQYLNYSLKNMEYLCKHYGNPHNKLKIVHIAGTNGKGSVAYMLNSILISAGYRVGLYLSPHLSRINERIKINNIEISSKRLHEYIDELYKLLSTMKDIQPTYFDVLTLFAFRYFSEEEIDIAIIEAGLGGRLDSTNIVSPLISIITDIFLDHKSILGNTLKKITQEKAGIIKPNSIVITSNKKKDILDIIIKKSIESCSRLYVLNKDFQVKRIRELVGKGFTYDLSSINDTHINDGNPLNLYIKDIELKIPSKFQITNSTLSIATSHLLKEFGFKIEESNIIDGIKRVRIPGRFHIISKKPLIIFDPAHNPAALKTIINTINKNYQDKQIMIILSIMQDKDYSIILKLLFKNLSNKIYYFELNDERCLKISEEKIHKQNSLYHDIQVFKNSLDLTKALRNDITADSLLLFTGTFRLFDLAKKVTSTLQDTHP, encoded by the coding sequence ATGAAATCGATAGCAGAAAGACTGAATATACTTACAGATAACGAAAAGACGGGTTATCTGCAATATTTGAACTACTCACTTAAAAACATGGAGTATCTATGTAAGCATTACGGGAATCCACATAACAAATTAAAGATTGTACATATCGCTGGCACAAATGGAAAGGGATCAGTGGCATATATGCTCAATAGCATATTGATATCCGCTGGTTATCGGGTCGGATTATATCTATCTCCACATCTATCAAGGATTAATGAAAGAATTAAAATTAATAATATTGAAATCTCAAGTAAAAGACTACATGAATACATCGACGAATTGTATAAATTGCTATCAACCATGAAAGATATTCAGCCTACATATTTCGATGTTCTCACGCTTTTTGCCTTTAGGTATTTCAGTGAAGAGGAGATAGACATTGCCATAATCGAGGCTGGACTTGGCGGCAGGCTAGATTCTACAAATATAGTCTCCCCCTTAATCTCAATAATTACTGATATATTTCTTGATCATAAATCCATTCTTGGGAATACTCTAAAGAAGATAACCCAGGAGAAGGCTGGCATAATCAAACCAAATTCCATTGTTATAACATCAAATAAAAAAAAGGATATACTTGATATTATTATCAAAAAATCGATTGAATCTTGTTCAAGATTATATGTATTAAATAAAGATTTTCAGGTTAAGCGAATTAGAGAACTTGTGGGCAAGGGCTTTACCTACGATTTAAGCTCAATTAATGATACTCATATAAATGATGGGAATCCTCTAAACCTCTATATCAAGGATATTGAACTCAAAATCCCATCTAAATTCCAGATCACAAACTCAACACTTTCAATCGCTACATCACACCTTCTGAAGGAGTTCGGTTTTAAGATAGAAGAGAGTAATATTATTGATGGGATTAAGAGAGTAAGGATTCCAGGTAGATTTCATATAATATCTAAAAAGCCTTTAATAATATTTGATCCAGCTCATAATCCGGCTGCCCTAAAAACCATAATAAATACCATTAATAAAAACTATCAAGATAAACAGATCATGATAATCCTCTCAATTATGCAAGATAAGGATTATTCAATAATATTAAAATTACTATTTAAAAATCTTTCAAATAAAATATATTATTTTGAGCTGAATGATGAAAGATGCCTTAAAATTTCTGAAGAAAAAATTCATAAACAAAATTCTCTATATCATGATATTCAGGTATTTAAAAATTCCCTTGATTTAACCAAGGCTTTGCGAAATGACATAACAGCGGATAGCCTGCTACTTTTTACCGGCACCTTTAGATTATTTGATCTGGCAAAAAAGGTTACTTCAACATTACAGGATACGCATCCTTAG
- a CDS encoding GerMN domain-containing protein — protein MAGRVPSDKRSSAKGRSKGKAKVAKTTKKAGSRSGVGGDGRDKTPYYVLAIMALVTMIVLLLNEYYGKDQNGLERKDVVSREISVQDVVVNRKNSEKESRDIEIMNTNSNHVTSSIIEDKKAVNEYRIYLVKYNELSERVSLEPVIRRSRGKLNIRVAMNELIKGPEENERGRGLLTAVPSNLKLKEYELKDQCAILDFNRAIEENANGDILLMRIDQILYTITQFDNIDSIMIMVEGKRKKFLGGEGLSINGPITKRR, from the coding sequence ATGGCAGGTAGGGTACCATCAGATAAAAGATCCTCTGCAAAGGGAAGGTCAAAGGGCAAGGCTAAAGTAGCTAAGACAACGAAAAAAGCTGGCTCAAGGTCTGGGGTTGGTGGGGATGGTAGAGACAAAACACCATACTATGTACTGGCTATAATGGCGCTTGTTACTATGATAGTGCTTTTATTGAATGAATATTATGGTAAGGATCAAAATGGTCTGGAAAGAAAGGACGTTGTTTCAAGAGAGATATCAGTGCAAGATGTTGTTGTCAATAGAAAGAATAGTGAGAAAGAATCAAGGGATATAGAAATAATGAATACGAATAGTAACCATGTGACAAGTTCAATAATAGAGGATAAGAAAGCAGTAAATGAATATAGAATATATCTGGTGAAATATAATGAACTTAGCGAAAGGGTTTCACTTGAGCCAGTAATTAGGAGATCAAGGGGAAAATTGAATATAAGGGTAGCAATGAATGAATTGATAAAAGGACCTGAGGAAAACGAGAGGGGAAGAGGACTCCTGACCGCTGTGCCAAGTAATCTGAAATTAAAGGAATATGAATTGAAGGATCAATGCGCTATCTTGGATTTTAATAGAGCGATTGAAGAGAATGCTAATGGAGATATCCTTCTCATGAGGATTGATCAGATATTATACACCATAACTCAATTTGACAATATTGATAGTATAATGATTATGGTGGAAGGGAAGAGAAAAAAATTTCTTGGGGGAGAGGGACTTTCTATAAATGGGCCGATTACTAAAAGGAGATGA
- a CDS encoding DUF4185 domain-containing protein, translating to MKGLLAIAVLFSFLFCGRVEELGIFGESRKGDVLGQDGITPIILSDSIVLWTFGDTILGTWKGNISTSATFSESVNITDMISNSLAFSEVPTPENVRNLRFFYLKEEGRVCQFLKYRKDENPRLYRLWPVDGVRIDNRVYIYYYIIKMNWPTSFHMMGVGIAVWNIPNNWNIGDDVEFKRLPNLFPSSYPAFGATVLRKGNYIYTAGHYKEKDYTSPIKIARVDVKGIENRASYDYLTRDGNWVKNIENGEPFLGDVMGECSISYNENSGMYVIIYCQTMTGRIIMVAFSDFRELYKSQKRIIYEPPMLVPNGTNRSLWYYSGKEIFSSGDLIFVIYINPLEYQPYLLKLTMK from the coding sequence ATGAAGGGGTTATTGGCGATTGCAGTGCTTTTCTCATTCCTTTTTTGCGGAAGGGTTGAAGAGCTTGGCATCTTTGGGGAATCCAGAAAGGGGGATGTGCTTGGTCAGGATGGCATTACGCCAATTATATTGTCAGATTCAATAGTACTATGGACTTTTGGCGATACAATCCTAGGGACATGGAAGGGTAATATCTCAACATCAGCAACCTTTTCTGAGTCGGTTAATATCACTGATATGATCTCGAATTCGCTTGCATTTTCTGAAGTCCCAACACCAGAAAATGTCAGGAATTTGAGATTTTTTTATTTAAAGGAGGAAGGCAGGGTCTGTCAATTCTTAAAATATAGAAAGGATGAGAATCCGAGGCTATACAGACTTTGGCCTGTAGACGGGGTAAGAATTGATAATAGGGTTTATATATATTATTATATAATAAAGATGAACTGGCCCACCTCCTTTCATATGATGGGTGTAGGGATTGCAGTATGGAATATACCGAATAATTGGAATATTGGAGATGATGTCGAGTTCAAGAGGCTTCCAAATCTCTTCCCATCTTCATATCCTGCCTTTGGCGCAACCGTTTTAAGGAAGGGGAATTACATATATACAGCAGGTCATTACAAAGAAAAGGATTATACTTCGCCAATAAAGATAGCCAGAGTAGATGTTAAAGGGATAGAGAACCGCGCATCATATGATTATCTTACACGGGATGGGAATTGGGTGAAAAACATCGAAAATGGTGAGCCCTTTCTGGGAGATGTGATGGGGGAATGCTCAATCTCTTATAATGAAAATTCTGGTATGTATGTGATCATATACTGTCAGACAATGACTGGAAGGATAATAATGGTCGCCTTCAGCGATTTTAGGGAGCTCTATAAATCTCAAAAGAGGATTATCTATGAACCTCCTATGTTGGTTCCCAATGGCACAAATAGATCCCTGTGGTATTATTCTGGGAAGGAGATATTCTCTTCTGGGGACTTAATATTTGTTATTTATATTAATCCATTAGAATATCAACCCTATCTGCTAAAACTTACTATGAAATAG
- a CDS encoding NAD(P)H-dependent glycerol-3-phosphate dehydrogenase — protein sequence MTYINDDKITIIGAGSWGTAIAKVIAENNPVLTIKLWARGKSVINLINETRENSLYLPGVKLPSNVIVTNNLKYSLEESNIVLLATPSKAVYDTSLRIEKYISVNSHLGYLSKGFCRVNNEILTISDTITKAIPFLEGRVAAIYGPSHAEEVGDGFQTCITVAGIFRETREVFVKLLSCSYIGCRETDDIKGVELGGALKNPAAIAVGMISILPRCGDNLSGALISEAFKEILKICSLFNVREETLFDISGLGDLITTSLSDLSRNRRFGKDIAEQIVQTGKSIGLYDKLLMRFRPDTVLEKMSQRFNYLAEGAYAIEPIIELADKANISIPVYKSLYEILLNKRDPELLIQTVKNPERFEEIFESSRIQVSKRKRGMEKARGTIFKNIIVSNALARMTENDDFKKKILDTKSSILNNIVNEDSINYKHNREFIEKECTLFKQIDNRNFERVLEDICKLYVEETCDNFNYIAFKLFVKYVKLINLKNILYLKSYGKRMFGNNIKISGHLKIVQKIINTSHVVYVSTYRSYYDFAYIGMAIDKYRLHVPRFFVDKCIINSRFKRYFLKLMGGYVIDTNRLYNPIYREITETYLSTLIEHGVQVLFFPELEISKDGKIGKIDQDFPSLIMKSLYKNSEEIALIPIEVSYYQRPLVNNNDSTKVLTVKNVLNNRARVNFSDPIITSDLLNTDKFISHITDIINLKWKTDSYIFPHYIFCRIIRENNYELAMDDARKAIEHFLQHLNMEKRYKAKSILKKGIEFIEKNNIGQQRDGRIIIMKKDDIDYYSNLITYN from the coding sequence ATGACTTATATTAATGATGACAAAATAACAATTATTGGAGCAGGTTCTTGGGGTACTGCAATTGCAAAAGTGATAGCAGAGAATAATCCTGTGCTTACAATAAAATTATGGGCTAGAGGGAAATCAGTAATTAATTTGATTAATGAGACTAGAGAGAATAGCTTATACCTACCTGGGGTCAAGCTGCCTAGCAATGTTATAGTAACCAACAATCTAAAGTATTCTTTGGAAGAATCAAATATTGTTCTACTTGCCACTCCATCAAAGGCTGTTTATGATACTAGTTTAAGGATTGAAAAATATATATCCGTTAATTCACATTTGGGTTATCTCTCAAAGGGCTTTTGCAGGGTAAATAATGAAATACTTACTATATCTGATACGATCACCAAGGCTATACCCTTTCTTGAGGGAAGAGTTGCAGCTATATATGGACCAAGCCATGCCGAAGAGGTGGGTGATGGATTCCAAACATGTATAACTGTTGCGGGTATATTTAGAGAGACCAGGGAGGTATTTGTAAAACTCCTTTCCTGTAGTTATATTGGATGCAGAGAAACCGATGACATTAAAGGCGTAGAGTTGGGAGGGGCCTTGAAAAATCCTGCTGCAATTGCTGTAGGTATGATTAGCATCCTACCGCGCTGTGGGGACAATCTTTCAGGTGCTCTGATATCAGAGGCATTTAAGGAGATATTGAAGATATGTAGTCTTTTTAATGTAAGAGAGGAAACACTTTTTGACATCTCAGGCTTGGGAGACCTTATCACTACTTCTCTGAGTGATCTCAGCAGAAACAGACGCTTTGGAAAGGATATTGCTGAACAAATTGTGCAGACAGGGAAGTCAATAGGCCTGTACGATAAACTTTTAATGCGATTTCGTCCAGATACTGTTCTTGAAAAGATGAGTCAAAGATTTAATTATTTAGCAGAGGGTGCTTATGCTATTGAACCAATAATTGAGTTGGCTGACAAAGCAAATATTTCTATACCCGTTTATAAGTCCCTGTATGAGATCCTGTTAAATAAGCGTGATCCAGAACTTCTGATTCAAACAGTTAAAAATCCAGAAAGATTTGAGGAGATATTTGAGAGTTCTAGGATTCAGGTTTCAAAGAGAAAGAGGGGTATGGAGAAGGCAAGGGGCACTATTTTTAAGAACATTATAGTCTCAAACGCTCTCGCTAGAATGACTGAAAATGATGATTTTAAGAAAAAAATATTGGATACCAAGAGTTCAATTCTAAATAATATTGTAAATGAAGATAGTATAAATTATAAACACAATAGGGAATTCATTGAAAAGGAATGTACATTATTCAAGCAGATAGATAACAGAAATTTTGAAAGAGTCTTGGAGGATATTTGTAAATTATATGTGGAGGAGACATGTGATAATTTTAATTATATAGCGTTCAAGCTTTTTGTTAAATATGTAAAGTTAATCAATCTGAAGAATATATTATATCTTAAATCCTATGGCAAGAGAATGTTTGGAAACAATATTAAGATATCCGGACACCTGAAGATCGTACAGAAAATAATCAACACCTCTCATGTTGTTTATGTGTCTACGTATAGAAGTTATTATGACTTTGCTTATATAGGTATGGCTATTGATAAATATAGACTTCACGTGCCCAGGTTCTTTGTGGATAAATGCATAATAAATAGCAGATTTAAGAGATATTTTCTAAAGCTAATGGGTGGATATGTCATAGATACGAACAGACTTTACAATCCTATTTACAGGGAAATTACTGAGACCTATTTATCCACTTTAATTGAACATGGGGTACAGGTACTTTTCTTCCCAGAGTTAGAGATATCAAAAGATGGGAAGATTGGAAAAATTGATCAGGATTTTCCTTCACTTATTATGAAATCTCTATATAAGAATTCGGAAGAGATCGCCCTTATACCAATTGAGGTCTCATATTATCAAAGACCCTTGGTGAATAATAATGATTCAACAAAAGTATTAACTGTCAAGAATGTGCTTAATAACAGGGCAAGGGTTAATTTCTCTGATCCAATCATCACATCTGATTTATTAAATACAGATAAATTTATTTCACATATCACTGACATCATAAACCTTAAGTGGAAAACAGATTCATATATTTTTCCACATTATATCTTTTGCAGGATTATTAGAGAAAATAACTATGAACTTGCTATGGATGATGCTCGAAAAGCTATTGAGCATTTTTTGCAACATCTAAATATGGAAAAAAGATACAAGGCCAAGAGCATCCTGAAGAAGGGGATAGAGTTCATTGAAAAAAATAATATCGGCCAGCAACGGGATGGTAGAATAATAATCATGAAAAAGGACGATATTGATTATTATTCAAATTTGATTACTTACAATTGA
- the aroE gene encoding shikimate dehydrogenase — MKKVLPTINKMLKVINMEINPNTKICINSHTRLYCIFGNPVKHSLSPIIQNSAFISSGINSVYIAFEVNNIKDAISAMKILHISGASVTIPFKRDAINYLDEIDPLAQSIGSINTLINSNGKIMGYNTDGYGVISSLIQKGIDIKKSSFLIIGNGGSARAIAFTLLNYGAKIIIAGRNENRIIHLVNDLNENSYNVEYRLIKNITHTFIEEVDVIINTTPVGMTPDITSTPLDEGFILKRHTIFDIVYSPPNTKLLRIGAEKGCKTIPGIEMLLHQGAKQFEIWTGIKAPYDIMKRSLEKYI, encoded by the coding sequence ATGAAAAAAGTGTTGCCTACAATTAACAAAATGCTAAAAGTTATTAATATGGAAATAAATCCTAATACTAAAATTTGTATAAATTCGCATACTAGACTTTACTGCATTTTTGGAAATCCAGTAAAGCACTCTTTATCCCCGATTATACAAAATTCCGCCTTCATTTCATCAGGTATAAATTCAGTATACATAGCTTTTGAGGTCAATAATATCAAGGATGCAATCTCGGCTATGAAAATATTACATATTAGTGGAGCAAGCGTTACAATACCCTTTAAGAGAGACGCTATAAACTATCTTGATGAAATTGATCCTTTAGCGCAATCAATCGGCTCCATCAATACGCTTATAAACTCCAATGGTAAAATAATGGGCTATAATACCGATGGATATGGAGTTATTTCTTCTCTAATACAGAAGGGGATTGATATTAAGAAATCTAGTTTTTTAATAATTGGAAACGGCGGATCTGCTAGAGCAATAGCATTTACACTCCTCAACTATGGAGCCAAGATCATTATTGCGGGCAGAAATGAAAATAGAATCATCCATCTGGTGAATGATCTTAATGAGAATAGTTATAATGTTGAATATAGACTAATTAAAAATATTACACACACATTTATAGAAGAAGTGGATGTAATAATAAACACCACTCCAGTTGGAATGACACCGGATATCACTTCAACTCCACTGGATGAAGGGTTCATATTGAAAAGGCATACTATCTTCGATATCGTCTATTCCCCTCCGAATACAAAATTATTACGGATTGGGGCAGAAAAGGGATGTAAAACAATCCCAGGCATTGAAATGCTCCTACATCAGGGAGCAAAACAGTTCGAGATATGGACAGGGATAAAGGCTCCATATGATATTATGAAGAGATCCCTAGAGAAATATATCTAA
- the dnaG gene encoding DNA primase, translated as MLISREIIERIRERAQIEEIVSRYVPSLKRKGKNYTALCPFHKEKTPSFTVSPDKQIFYCFGCHIGGNVFSFISRIERLNFPESVRFIGGLVGVEVKGETNRGGGEQFDRLKKINYEAMNHYHKSIKAEFGREGRRYLMNRGISKESIIEFRLGFSPDSWNFLTNHFKDMNIPLSLPSEVGLIGVSEKGGNSNYYDRFRNRIIFPIFSRSNDVIGFGGRIIGNGEPKYINSPESSLFKKREVLYGMNIAQEYIQQLDRAIVVEGYLDVIGCHQAGIKNVVAPLGTALTSSQIRLLARFCNEVILLFDADSSGFRASLRSLETLEDISIEARIAVLPEGDPFEFIINRGVREFMVVVDSSLKPLEFRIEMAFADYQNEDRLTILFKVFNIIKDIKYETERDIYFKKVSSHLKVDENSIREDYKKFIARGNKYETKLDNNNSNTDSINYLTRSHRELILLLCNYPELIERAILDFTENEFIDPIIKDIYKKLIDLFYNSEKISIDRMFDFFSEGKTRDFFQDSLFRCDIIDSPDGVYNQLYLNIKLYQIDQKINRYISMIQNPDYSKKIEVNEYLAEIDVLRREKEKLSPYLYNKII; from the coding sequence ATGTTGATATCAAGAGAGATCATAGAGAGAATAAGGGAGAGAGCACAGATAGAGGAAATAGTGAGTAGATACGTTCCTTCTTTAAAGAGGAAGGGGAAGAATTATACCGCTCTCTGTCCATTTCATAAGGAAAAAACCCCATCCTTTACCGTTTCGCCAGATAAACAGATTTTTTATTGTTTTGGGTGCCATATAGGGGGAAATGTATTTTCTTTTATTTCAAGGATTGAAAGGTTAAATTTTCCAGAGAGTGTCAGATTCATCGGAGGTCTTGTAGGTGTTGAGGTTAAGGGGGAAACAAATAGGGGAGGTGGGGAACAGTTCGATAGATTGAAAAAGATTAATTATGAAGCGATGAATCACTATCATAAATCGATAAAAGCAGAGTTCGGACGAGAGGGTCGCAGGTATTTAATGAATAGAGGGATATCCAAAGAGAGTATTATAGAATTTAGGTTGGGTTTTTCTCCTGATTCATGGAACTTCCTTACAAATCACTTTAAAGATATGAATATTCCATTATCATTGCCCTCTGAGGTTGGACTTATTGGAGTATCAGAAAAGGGTGGAAATAGTAATTATTATGACAGGTTTAGAAATAGGATTATATTTCCCATATTTAGTAGAAGCAATGATGTAATCGGTTTTGGTGGAAGAATAATAGGAAATGGAGAACCAAAATATATCAATTCTCCTGAGTCATCTCTCTTTAAGAAGAGAGAGGTGCTCTATGGCATGAATATTGCACAGGAATACATTCAGCAATTGGATAGAGCAATTGTAGTAGAGGGGTATCTTGATGTAATTGGATGTCATCAGGCTGGAATAAAGAATGTCGTTGCTCCCTTAGGTACCGCGTTGACCTCGTCTCAGATAAGGCTTTTGGCAAGATTTTGCAATGAAGTAATATTATTATTTGATGCTGATTCATCTGGATTTAGGGCATCTTTACGTTCTTTGGAGACGTTAGAGGATATAAGTATTGAGGCTAGGATCGCAGTATTACCAGAGGGTGATCCATTTGAGTTTATAATCAATAGGGGGGTTAGAGAATTCATGGTTGTTGTGGATTCAAGTCTAAAGCCCCTAGAGTTTAGAATTGAGATGGCATTTGCTGATTATCAAAATGAGGATAGGCTAACTATTCTATTTAAAGTATTTAATATTATTAAAGATATAAAATATGAGACAGAACGGGATATATATTTCAAGAAGGTCAGTTCTCATTTAAAGGTTGATGAGAATTCAATAAGGGAAGATTACAAAAAATTTATTGCCAGGGGAAATAAATATGAAACAAAATTAGATAATAATAACTCAAATACAGATAGTATAAACTACCTTACAAGAAGCCATAGAGAATTGATCCTCTTATTATGTAATTATCCAGAACTTATTGAAAGAGCGATATTGGATTTCACGGAAAATGAATTTATAGATCCTATTATAAAAGATATTTATAAAAAATTAATTGATCTTTTCTATAATAGTGAAAAAATTTCTATTGACAGAATGTTTGATTTTTTCTCTGAAGGAAAGACGCGAGATTTTTTTCAGGACAGTCTCTTTAGGTGTGATATAATTGATAGTCCTGATGGAGTATATAATCAGTTATATTTAAATATAAAATTGTATCAAATTGATCAGAAAATAAATCGATACATAAGTATGATACAAAATCCGGATTATTCTAAAAAAATTGAAGTGAATGAATATTTAGCTGAGATCGATGTGTTACGACGAGAAAAGGAGAAGTTATCACCCTATCTCTATAATAAGATAATATAA